A single Nostoc sp. PCC 7107 DNA region contains:
- a CDS encoding Uma2 family endonuclease, which yields MTYTPPKILSFEEFITEHGDNTRYELIDGELRDMEPTGPHEAVAGNIAGRIYVEIFHSKFNWIVPKTCLIKPPAAEATALRPDVIVLDKEQLAGEPLWQKEPIICNGNTIKLVAEVVSTNWQDDYARKVEEYAFLNITEYWIVDFRGLGGLQFIGNPKRPTFTVCQLVDGVYEQHQYRLGEVISSYLLPNLRMKLDDIMPS from the coding sequence ATGACCTATACCCCACCGAAAATACTGAGTTTTGAAGAATTTATCACTGAACATGGGGACAATACGCGTTACGAACTAATTGATGGAGAATTAAGAGACATGGAACCTACAGGCCCTCACGAAGCTGTTGCCGGGAATATCGCAGGTAGAATCTATGTCGAAATTTTTCATTCTAAGTTTAATTGGATAGTGCCAAAAACCTGTTTGATTAAACCACCTGCTGCTGAAGCTACAGCTTTGCGTCCTGATGTGATCGTTTTAGATAAAGAACAATTAGCGGGGGAACCTCTGTGGCAAAAAGAACCGATTATTTGTAACGGTAATACAATTAAGCTAGTTGCTGAAGTTGTCAGTACTAATTGGCAGGATGACTATGCTAGAAAAGTTGAAGAATATGCCTTTCTTAATATAACTGAATATTGGATTGTCGATTTTCGAGGATTGGGTGGTTTACAATTTATTGGGAATCCAAAACGACCGACTTTCACTGTTTGCCAATTAGTTGATGGAGTATATGAACAACATCAATATCGCCTAGGAGAAGTTATTTCATCTTATTTGTTACCTAATTTACGGATGAAACTTGACGATATTATGCCAAGTTGA
- the tnpA gene encoding IS200/IS605 family transposase produces the protein MLSRKGSHAVFSIHLHFVFITKYRKKVITAPILERMHEIFANICIKTNCILVEFSGEEDHVHLLVDYHPDNNISDFTSSLKSASSRVIRKEFKEHIEKFYWKPLFWSSSYYVASSGGAPIDQLRQYIKEQDAPTE, from the coding sequence ATGCTTTCTCGTAAAGGGTCACACGCTGTTTTTTCTATTCACTTACATTTCGTTTTTATTACTAAGTATCGTAAAAAAGTAATTACCGCACCAATCCTTGAGAGGATGCACGAGATTTTTGCAAATATTTGCATTAAAACTAATTGCATTTTGGTTGAATTCTCAGGTGAAGAAGACCATGTACATTTACTGGTGGACTATCACCCAGACAACAATATTTCTGACTTTACCTCTAGTTTAAAATCTGCTAGTAGTAGGGTCATTCGTAAAGAATTTAAGGAGCATATTGAAAAGTTTTACTGGAAACCTTTGTTTTGGTCTAGCTCGTATTATGTAGCGTCAAGTGGCGGCGCACCGATTGATCAACTTAGGCAATATATTAAAGAGCAAGATGCACCGACCGAATAA
- a CDS encoding RNA-guided endonuclease TnpB family protein, producing MTFRLYPNEKTELILRYHRKLHKDLYNAAVNNRFNQYKIYNHKVDYFEQQNCLPAFKDVWVEYKELPSHALQATLKRVDFAFERWFKGLGKRPRFKSIRHYSGWTYPDCAGFKVESEGENGYLNLSKIGRIQMRGQALGWGKSTTCTIVYRNSKWYASITVDVLDQALKPKVLPVGAIGIDLGCKAALSITDGENHQQIDAPKFLRNAEQKIKKASKEKRRKRAPNRNKKIKASRRYKKAQSKVTKLVRKVGNQRQNWVHQVAAEIVSGNSFVATEKLEVKNMTSKAKKGKRKKQKAGLNKSILDVAFGMLRNTIKYKVEQIGGVFVEVPTKKVKPSQTCPKCGHQHKKTLDIRVHNCVVCGYVQDRDIAAAEVMLYWSKGTLPGLGTSLVVAESPSSPTSTGKRKQSGSMRQLGAKKRQKSTEKLAKNELGDVETHSSGEANCG from the coding sequence ATGACTTTTCGGTTATACCCAAACGAGAAAACTGAATTAATTTTGCGGTATCACCGAAAGCTCCACAAGGACTTGTACAATGCCGCAGTAAATAACAGATTTAACCAGTACAAAATCTATAATCACAAAGTTGATTATTTTGAGCAACAGAATTGTTTGCCAGCATTTAAAGATGTTTGGGTAGAGTACAAAGAACTTCCCAGCCATGCACTGCAAGCAACATTAAAACGTGTTGATTTTGCATTTGAGCGTTGGTTTAAAGGGCTAGGTAAGCGTCCGAGATTTAAGTCAATTAGACATTATTCAGGATGGACTTATCCAGACTGTGCAGGTTTTAAAGTAGAATCTGAAGGCGAAAACGGATATCTCAATCTGTCTAAAATTGGACGTATTCAGATGCGGGGGCAGGCTTTGGGTTGGGGTAAATCAACTACTTGCACTATCGTTTATCGCAATAGTAAATGGTACGCATCTATTACTGTTGATGTGCTAGACCAAGCATTAAAGCCTAAAGTTCTACCAGTTGGTGCAATTGGTATTGACTTAGGTTGTAAAGCAGCATTATCAATTACGGATGGAGAGAATCATCAACAAATCGATGCTCCTAAGTTTTTGAGAAATGCTGAACAGAAAATCAAAAAAGCTTCTAAGGAGAAGAGGCGTAAACGCGCACCAAATAGAAACAAAAAAATTAAAGCTTCTAGACGATATAAAAAAGCCCAATCAAAGGTTACTAAGCTAGTTCGTAAAGTTGGTAATCAAAGACAAAACTGGGTACATCAAGTAGCAGCAGAAATTGTAAGCGGTAATAGCTTCGTTGCGACTGAAAAACTAGAAGTAAAAAACATGACTAGTAAAGCAAAGAAAGGCAAGCGTAAAAAGCAAAAAGCAGGACTGAATAAGTCAATACTAGATGTTGCTTTTGGAATGCTTCGCAATACCATCAAGTACAAAGTTGAGCAAATTGGTGGTGTATTTGTAGAAGTTCCAACGAAGAAAGTAAAGCCTAGTCAAACCTGTCCGAAGTGTGGTCATCAACATAAAAAAACTCTTGATATTCGAGTTCATAATTGTGTTGTTTGCGGATACGTGCAGGATAGGGATATTGCTGCTGCCGAAGTAATGCTTTATTGGTCTAAAGGTACTCTACCGGGGTTAGGAACTAGCCTCGTAGTCGCAGAGTCGCCTAGCTCTCCCACATCTACTGGTAAGCGTAAGCAATCTGGATCGATGAGGCAACTAGGGGCGAAGAAGCGACAAAAATCTACAGAAAAACTCGCTAAAAACGAACTGGGGGATGTAGAAACCCACAGTTCAGGCGAAGCCAATTGTGGGTAG
- a CDS encoding DUF1822 family protein gives MDLILEILPNQQNQSWECSQSLNTPATRFNAYINRLALSAVLPWLEETWNATTTLQSCWELVNGTAITIDEIRIVLVPSEAIDLSEIRVPQEWVDIPNWAADYYLAVQVNTEDGLVRIWGYTTHLQLKQQGEYNQSDYTYSLNNEQITQDINLLWLTRELCPNAPTRSKLKPLPNLTAVQANVLIEQLSKSQFFPKRVLSFESWGALFENQEWRDRLVHSRNLQVS, from the coding sequence ATGGATTTAATTTTAGAAATACTACCAAATCAACAAAACCAAAGTTGGGAATGCAGTCAAAGTTTAAATACACCTGCTACTCGTTTCAATGCTTATATCAATCGCCTTGCTTTATCAGCCGTCTTACCTTGGCTAGAAGAAACTTGGAATGCCACAACCACACTACAAAGCTGTTGGGAATTAGTCAATGGTACAGCAATCACTATTGATGAAATTCGCATAGTTTTAGTTCCCAGCGAAGCGATTGATTTAAGCGAAATTCGTGTTCCACAAGAATGGGTTGATATTCCGAATTGGGCTGCTGATTATTATTTGGCTGTGCAAGTGAATACTGAGGATGGGCTAGTAAGAATCTGGGGATATACCACTCATCTGCAACTCAAACAGCAAGGCGAATATAACCAGAGCGATTACACTTATTCTCTAAACAACGAGCAGATAACGCAAGATATCAATCTACTGTGGTTAACACGCGAACTTTGTCCTAATGCACCAACCAGAAGCAAACTAAAACCACTACCAAATCTGACAGCAGTGCAAGCGAATGTGTTGATTGAACAACTATCAAAATCTCAGTTCTTCCCCAAACGAGTGCTTTCTTTCGAGTCCTGGGGTGCGTTGTTTGAAAATCAGGAGTGGCGCGATCGGTTGGTGCATTCGCGTAATCTTCAGGTCAGCTAA
- a CDS encoding Rpn family recombination-promoting nuclease/putative transposase: protein MFDNTCKLIAELYSPDFATWLLGKPITLTKLSPTELSIEPIRADALIMLQSDEVVLHIEFQTEPDENMPFRMADYYLRIYRRYPNKQIHQVVIYLDKTTSEKVYQTTFTTVKMRHEFSVIRLWEQPPEIFLRTPGLLPFAVLSATENKASTLQQVAAAVDRISERQTQSNISAAAAILAGLVLDKEVIGRLFRRDIMSESVIYQMIQNEAEEQGRNKKAREIAISLLAEGISVEVITRSTGLSPEVVQQLQQQQTNE from the coding sequence ATGTTTGACAATACGTGTAAACTGATTGCTGAATTATATTCTCCTGATTTTGCAACTTGGCTGTTAGGTAAACCTATTACTTTAACTAAGTTAAGCCCAACAGAATTATCCATAGAGCCAATTCGTGCTGATGCCTTAATTATGTTGCAATCAGATGAGGTTGTTTTGCACATAGAATTTCAAACCGAACCTGATGAAAATATGCCTTTTCGGATGGCTGATTATTACTTGCGGATATATCGTCGCTATCCGAATAAACAAATACACCAAGTAGTAATTTATTTGGATAAAACTACATCAGAAAAGGTTTATCAAACCACATTTACAACGGTAAAGATGCGACATGAGTTTTCTGTAATTCGTTTGTGGGAACAACCACCAGAAATATTTCTGAGAACTCCAGGACTGTTGCCCTTTGCTGTATTAAGTGCAACCGAGAATAAAGCTAGTACACTACAACAAGTTGCGGCGGCTGTTGATAGAATTAGTGAAAGGCAAACACAAAGTAATATTTCTGCTGCTGCTGCAATTCTAGCTGGGCTAGTATTAGATAAAGAAGTGATTGGGCGTTTATTCAGGAGAGATATCATGAGCGAATCAGTTATTTACCAAATGATTCAAAATGAAGCTGAAGAACAAGGACGTAACAAGAAAGCCCGTGAAATCGCTATTAGCTTATTGGCTGAGGGCATTAGCGTTGAAGTAATAACTCGGTCTACGGGCTTATCCCCAGAAGTAGTACAACAGTTACAGCAGCAGCAAACCAACGAGTGA